A DNA window from Camelina sativa cultivar DH55 chromosome 17, Cs, whole genome shotgun sequence contains the following coding sequences:
- the LOC104759536 gene encoding uncharacterized protein LOC104759536 — MGVTPDQLRPETQTLTGYDRVAKMSMGNVKLQVRAGGVTRKTKFAVVDAPPIYNVILGIPWIYAMKAVPSTYHLCLKFPTTTGIYTLYGDQRVARVCSVIEKKQRKTEDA; from the coding sequence ATGGGCGTCACACCAGACCAACTGAGACCCGAAACTCAAACGCTGACGGGCTATGATAGGGTCGCTAAGATGTCGATGGGCAACGTAAAGCTGCAAGTACGAGCCGGCGGAGTGACCCGGAAGACTAAGTTCGCAGTCGTTGATGCACCACCAATCTACAACGTTATTTTGGGGATACCGTGGATATATGCAATGAAGGCTGTACCATCGACctatcacctctgcctcaaattcccgACCACCACAGGAATTTACACACTTTACGGCGACCAGAGGGTGGCCCGAGTCTGCTCTGTTATCgaaaagaagcagagaaagaCGGAGGacgcatag
- the LOC104759537 gene encoding uncharacterized protein LOC104759537, which translates to MSKARFTDEQRDAGCCQLFVDSLSGPALVWFTRLEPNSIDNFDQLSKVFLKNYRIFIERGVTSSDLWEMAQERGEPIASFLNRFKEKLTKVNVPEDAAMAAFRKSLIPGSPLRKDLNIREPKDLDDALHQASRFALDEEEEAQIAAKTNDEQPSHPPKAKNWVEHHEPRKHHEPQDRKKGVIHAVSKVDNQEKQPSDPKELYCDFHMYPGHSTHECVHLKNYLYAKYLSGEVEATYQPKSAHGGRGHDKFTPSKQLRASLHSVRTRYHSLRRTPRESSTPIRTLWLSKSQWATSMSNES; encoded by the coding sequence ATGTCAAAAGCACGATTCACCGACGAACAGAGGGACGCCGGTTGCTGTCAGCTATTCGTCGATAGCCTTTCCGGCCCTGCCTTGGTATGGTTCACGAGGCTCGAGCCGAACTCAATCGACAACTTTGACCAATTGTCCAAGGTTTTCCTCAAGAACTACCGAATCTTCATCGAACGAGGTGTAACAAGTTCGGATCTCTGGGAGATGGCCCAGGAACGAGGAGAACCCATCGCCAGCTTCTTGAACAGATTCAAGGAGAAGCTGACAAAGGTCAACGTCCCGGAGGACGCTGCAATGGCAGCCTTCAGAAAGAGCCTGATCCCCGGATCACCATTACGAAAGGACCTCAACATCCGGGAACCCAAGGACCTTGATGACGCGCTGCATCAAGCTTCCAGATTCGCGCTcgatgaggaagaggaggctCAAATAGCCGCAAAAACTAACGACGAACAACCGTCGCATCCCCCCAAGGCTAAAAACTGGGTCGAACATCACGAACCCCGCAAGCACCACGAACCTCAGGATCGAAAAAAAGGCGTCATCCACGCAGTCTCCAAGGTGGACAATCAAGAGAAGCAGCCGTCTGACCCGAAGGAACTCTACTGCGATTTTCACATGTACCCCGGTCACTCCACACATGAGTGCGTCCACCTGAAGAACTACTTGTACGCGAAGTATCTCTCTGGCGAAGTCGAAGCTACTTATCAGCCAAAAAGCGCCCATGGAGGCAGAGGGCACGACAAGTTTACACCCTCCAAACAGCTCCGAGCGAGCCTTCACTCTGTTCGGACCCGATATCATTCACTTCGGAGGACGCCAAGGGAATCCAGCACCCCCATTCGAACCCTTTGGTTATCGAAGTCTCAATGGGCGACTTCGATGTCGAACGAGTCTTGA
- the LOC104759539 gene encoding uncharacterized protein LOC104759539 produces MLPAAAVSGSLGTDSGSDVHRDQASEAGEKQVLVDDSLPSEQAPAKVLVQGTNLTTAKESVGASVAKRSWVKVAKNHVVTKQKFVVEEVDGQGQVVVPREVFESAKPLWEDFLIGKFSGSKAPHVGKVHMIVNKIWRLGDKTSMIDIIEVNDTTLKLRVRSEVMRRRILNRAMWNIMALPMIVSKWSPYPEETQPARKSIQLWVKLKEVPHSLFIDKGLEFLASAVGTPIRLHPNTEECVSFDEAQILVEVDLTKTLPTEYVIRGEEDGELDAVVKYSYPWLPPRCSACQKWGHIRDSCLTGAQAVSSATTGSDLSAVSGPSVLVAEETLHVTDTSQAVVDVVLEKNQVTSGSAGGEEVEKQVEREPGQEWITPQKKKQNSGSRHISPTGDAGSLLSNSYSVLCGMEEGGEAASGSTGVVSEENSVNTSTELGDGQKDHGGDVPDQFQKYKEAPPVLKLPDQESEFFCSFVYGSSSAEERKVLWSELRDHYDSPIIRNKPWMLVGDFNETLDIAEHSNVDDHPMVTSGMREFQNVVTYCAVTDIHSHGPLYTWCNKRETGLILKKLDRVLVNDVWLQAYPTLYIVFDAGGCSDHLQSRISLNTACGSPVPTRKPFKFVNAVTGMAEFAPLVADYWHSTEPTFMSTSTMFRFTKKLKALKPLVRNLAKEKMGNLVKRTKEAYDLLCQKQELNLANPSPQALREELDAYTHWDRVAAIEEKILKQRSKLHWLQIGDRNNKTFHRAVTARKAHNTVREIHCSDCTVTTKGEEIKVEAERVLEDLEDTSTQALQDLLSYRCSARDCSLLTRPVTAEEIKKGTVQGAVHGRRRDAGRSAESMRRASYMELEAVRRTMIKEQKLGWGRRAESRT; encoded by the exons ATGCTGCCGGCGGCGGCTGTTTCCGGTTCTTTGGGGACCGATTCAGGCTCCGACGTTCATCGTGACCAAGCCTCGGAGGCTGGTGAGAAGCAGGTTTTGGTTGATGATAGTTTGCCGAGTGAGCAGGCGCCTGCAAAGGTTTTGGTGCAGGGAACAAACTTAACTACCGCGAAGGAGTCTGTCGGGGCTTCGGTGGCTAAGAGATCTTGGGTCAAAGTTGCTAAGAATCATGTGGTTACTAAACAGAAGTTTGTGGTTGAGGAAGTTGATGGACAAGGGCAAGTGGTTGTGCCACGTGAGGTTTTTGAGAGTGCGAAGCCATTGTGGGAGGACTTTTTAATCGGCAAATTCAGCGGTTCTAAAGCTCCACATGTTGGGAAAGTACACATGATTGTGAATAAGATATGGCGTTTGGGGGATAAAACATCGATGATTGATATCATTGAAGTGAACGACACAACTTTGAAGTTACGGGTGCGAAGTGAAGTTATGCGACGAAGGATTCTTAACAGAGCCATGTGGAACATTATGGCTTTGCCAATGATTGTTTCTAAATGGTCCCCATATCCAGAGGAAACCCAGCCAGCCAGGAAGTCCATTCAGCTATGGGTTAAACTGAAGGAGGTTCCGCACTCTCTGTTTATAGATAAGGGGTTGGAGTTTCTGGCTAGTGCAGTTGGTACACCTATTCGTTTACATCCTAATACAGAGGAATGTGTCAGCTTCGACGAAGCACAGATCTTAGTGGAAGTGGATTTAACGAAGACATTACCTACTGAGTATGTTATACGgggtgaagaagatggtgagCTGGATGCAGTGGTTAAGTACTCTTATCCATGGCTTCCACCTCGGTGCAGTGCGTGTCAGAAGTGGGGACACATCAGGGATTCTTGTCTCACTGGTGCCCAAGCTGTGAGCTCTGCCACTACTGGTAGCGATCTCTCTGCAGTTTCGGGACCCTCTGTTTTGGTGGCAGAGGAAACTCTGCATGTGACGGATACATCGCAGGCGGTGGTTGATGTGGTTTTGGAAAAGAACCAGGTTACTAGCGGGTCTGCAGGTGGAGAAGAGGTGGAGAAGCAGGTAGAACGTGAACCTGGTCAAGAGTGGATCACGCCccagaaaaagaagcaaaattcaGGGAGTCGACACATCAGTCCTACTGGTGATGCAGGTTCTCTGCTATCTAACTCATATTCAGTGTTGTGTGGGATGGAAGAGGGGGGAGAGGCGGCCTCTGGTAGTACGGGAGTAGTGTCGGAGGAAAATAGTGTCAACACGTCAACGGAGCTGGGGGACGGACAGAAGGATCATGGTGGGGATGTGCCGGATCAGttccaaaaatataaagagGCTCCGCCTGTTC TGAAGTTACCGGATCAGGAGAGTgagttcttttgttcttttgtataCGGTTCGAGTTCTGCAGAGGAGAGGAAGGTGTTATGGAGTGAACTGCGTGATCATTATGATTCTCCAATCATCAGGAATAAACCATGGATGCTGGtcggtgattttaatgaaacttTAGATATTGCAGAGCACTCAAATGTTGATGATCATCCAATGGTTACATCAGGGATGCGTGAGTTTCAGAATGTGGTTACTTACTGTGCAGTTACAGACATCCACTCCCACGGGCCTCTTTATACATGGTGTAATAAGAGGGAGACAGGCCTCattctaaaaaaattggatcGGGTGTTGGTGAATGATGTTTGGCTTCAAGCCTACCCTACTTTGTATATTGTGTTTGATGCAGGAGGTTGTTCAGATCATTTGCAAAGTCGGATAAGTTTAAATACTGCATGTGGTAGTCCTGTTCCTACCCGAAAGCCTTTCAAGTTTGTAAATGCGGTGACTGGTATGGCTGAGTTTGCACCGCTGGTTGCTGACTATTGGCATTCCACTGAGCCTACTTTTATGTCAACTTCAACTATGTTCCGGTTTACAAAAAAGTTGAAGGCTCTCAAACCCTTGGTGCGTAACCTGGCCAAGGAAAAAATGGGCAATTTGGTGAAGCGGACAAAAGAAGCTTATGATTTGTTGTGCCAGAAACAGGAGTTGAATCTCGCTAACCCCTCCCCTCAAGCTTTACGTGAGGAACTTGACGCTTATACTCATTGGGATCGAGTGGCTGCGATAGAggaaaaaattttaaaacagcGGTCTAAACTCCATTGGCTCCAGATAGGTGATCGTAATAATAAGACCTTTCATAGGGCTGTCACGGCCCGCAAGGCGCATAACACAGTCCGGGAGATACACTGTTCTGATTGTACTGTGACGACTAAGGGGGAAGAAATTAAGGTTGAGGCTGAACG GGTTCTGGAGGATCTTGAAGATACCTCTACACAAGCGCTCCAAGATCTACTGTCATATCGTTGTTCGGCGAGGGACTGTTCACTACTTACTCGGCCTGTTACTGCAGAAGAGATTAAGAAA GGCACAGTGCAGGGCGCTGTGCATGGCAGACGTAGAGACGCAGGGCGCAGTGCAGAGAGCATGCGCAGGGCGTCGTACATGGAGCTTGAAGCTGTGCGCAGAACCATGATAAAGGAGCAGAAGCTCGGCTGGGGTCGAAGGGCTGAGAGTCGGACATAA